One genomic region from Opisthocomus hoazin isolate bOpiHoa1 chromosome Z, bOpiHoa1.hap1, whole genome shotgun sequence encodes:
- the HINT1 gene encoding adenosine 5'-monophosphoramidase HINT1 translates to MADEISKAQAARPGGDTIFGKIIRKEIPANIIYEDEQCLAFHDISPQAPTHFLVVPKKPIVRLSEAEDSDESLLGHLMIVGKKCAANLGLTNGFRMVVNEGPEGGQSVYHVHLHVLGGRQLGWPPG, encoded by the exons ATGGCTGACGAGATCAGCAAGGCGcaggccgcccgccccggcggcgACACCATCTTCGGGAAGATCATCCGCAAGGAGATCCCCGCCAACATCATCTATGAGGACGAGCAG tgccttgcgtTCCATGACATTTCACCCCAAGCTCCAACACATTTCCTGGTGGTTCCCAAGAAGCCAATtgtcaggttatctgaagcagaagattCTGATGAATCT cttcttgggcatttaatgatTGTGGGCAAGAAGTGTGCTGCTAACCTGGGCCTGACcaatggattccggatggttgtgaaTGAAGGGCCTGAGGGTGGGCAGTCTGTCTATCATGTACATCTCCATGTTCTGGGTGgtcgtcagttgggctggcctcCTGGCTAA